In Syngnathus acus chromosome 5, fSynAcu1.2, whole genome shotgun sequence, a genomic segment contains:
- the foxp1b gene encoding forkhead box protein P1-B isoform X5, producing the protein MMTPQVITPQQMQQILQQQVLSPQQLQVLLQQQQALMLQQQQLQDFYKKQQEQLHLQLLQHHGGSKQNKEQQVSAQQLAFQQQLLQVQQVQQQHLLNLQRQGLLTIQPGQTALPLQSLTHGMIPAELQQLWKEVTNAHVKEEHNGHRGLDLSSPAPPKNPLHNQHTPTNGQYMSHKREISTIEECHPHSHPLYGHGVCKWPGCEAVFDDFHSFLKHLNNEHALDDRSTAQCRVQMQVVQQLELQLTKDKERLQAMMTHLHVKSTEPKATPQPLNLVSNITLSKSIPPEASPPLSLPQTPTTPTAPLTPLSQTHSVITANNLHSMGPMRRRYSEKYNMPISPDLSQNKEFYMNADVRPPFTYASLIRQAILESPEKQLTLNEIYNWFTRMFAYFRRNAATWKNAVRHNLSLHKCFVRVENVKGAVWTVDEIEFQKRRPQKISGSPALVKNIQTSLGYGPALSAAFQASMAENNIPLYTTASIGSPTLNSLANAIREEMNGAMDHGNSNGSDSSPGRSPLPTMHHISVKEEPLDLEEHEGPLSLVTTVHHSPDFDHHRDYDDDQGHDDML; encoded by the exons ATGATGACACCTCAAGTGATAACTCCTCAGCAAATGCAGCAGATCCTTCAGCAGCAAGTCCTGAGCCCTCAGCAGCTCCAGgttctcctccagcagcagcaggcccTCATGTTACAGCAG CAGCAACTCCAAGATTTCTACAAGAAGCAGCAGGAACAGCTCcacctccagctcctccaacaTCATGGAGGCAGCAAGCAGAATAAAGAG CAGCAGGTGTCAGCGCAGCAGTTGGCTTTCCAGCAGCAGCTCCTTCAGGTCCAGCAGGTCCAGCAGCAACATCTGCTCAACCTTCAGAGGCAAGGGCTGCTCACCATTCAGCCTGGACAAACGGCCCTGCCACTGCAATCCCTCACGCACG gcATGATTCCCGCAGAGCTGCAACAGCTATGGAAGGAGGTGACAAATGCTCACGTGAAGGAGGAGCACAACGGCCACCGGGGCCTGGATCTGTCCTCGCCGGCCCCGCCAAAGAACCCTCTCCACAACCAGCATACCCCCACCAACGGCCAGTACATGAGTCATAAGAGAGAAAT ATCCACCATTGAAGAATGCCACCCCCACAGCCATCCTCTCTATGGTCACGGTGTTTGCAAGTGGCCCGGATGCGAAGCAGTGTTTGATGATTTCCATTCATTCTTGAA gcATCTTAACAATGAGCACGCTTTGGATGACAGGAGCACCGCCCAGTGTCGGGTGCAAATGCAGGTCGTGCAACAGCTGGAGCTGCAG CTCACAAAGGACAAAGAGCGTCTGCAAGCAATGATGACACACCTTCATGTGAAGTCGACAGAGCCCAAAGCCACGCCACAACCG CTCAACTTGGTGTCCAACATTACATTGTCAAAGTCCATCCCTCCTGAAGCTTCTCCTCCGCTGAGCCTGCCCCAGACCCCGACCACACCCACAGCGCCGCTCACACCCCTTTCGCAGACTCACTCTGTCATCACGGCCAACAATCTCCACAGCATGGGCCCCATGCGACGGCGTTACTCTGAAAAATACAACATGCCCATCTCTCCAG ATCTCAGCCAGAACAAAGAATTTTACATGAATGCAGATGTTAGACCACCGTTCACATACGCCTCATTAATAAGACAG GCGATCCTCGAATCTCCAGAAAAGCAGCTAACGCTAAACGAAATCTACAACTGGTTCACACGAATGTTTGCATATTTCAGACGCAATGCGGCGACGTGGAAG AATGCAGTCCGGCATAATCTTAGTCTACACAAGTGTTTTGTGCGGGTAGAAAACGTAAAAGGGGCTGTGTGGACAGTGGACGAAATAGAGTTCCAAAAGAGACGGCCTCAAAAGATCAGTGG GAGTCCAGCATTGGTGAAGAATATTCAGACAAGCCTTGGCTATGGGCCGGCCCTCTCCGCTGCATTCCAG GCTTCGATGGCAGAGAACAACATACCTCTATACACAACTGCTTCCATTGGAAGTCCCACCCTCAACTCTTTGGCAAACGCCATCCGAGAAGAGATGAATGGAGCAATGGACCATGGAAACAGCAACGGCAGTGACAGCAGCCCAGGACGCTCGCCGCTGCCAACTAT GCATCACATCAGCGTCAAAGAGGAACCACTGGACCTCGAGGAGCACGAAGGACCTCTCTCCCTGGTAACGACTGTCCATCACAGTCCCGATTTTGACCACCACAGAGATTACGACGACGACCAGGGCCACGATGACATGCTGTGA